In Deltaproteobacteria bacterium, the sequence TGATAGCCGGTCTGTTACCTGCCTGCCTTTACCGCATAAACCTTGCCTTCTTTCCCTATAATATCGTCAAACTCAGAGAGTCTTGCATTTATTATTCTGGGCGCGCCTATTTTGTCCTGCAAAGCCTCCTGGGTTTTTAGACCATTTCCTGTTATTGAGATAACAATTGACTCATTCTTTGGTATCCTTCCCTGTAGAATGAGTTTCTTTGTTACACCAAGAGTGACGCCGCCTGCGGTTTCAGCAAATATCCCTTCTGTTTCCGCAAGAAGTTTCATTGCGTCAATAATCTCTTCGTCTGACACATCTTCAGCCCATCCATTGCTTTCTCTTATAGTTTTTGCCGAATAATATCCGTCTGCCGGATTGCCGATTGCCAGCGATTTTGCAATGGTCTTTGGTTTTACCGGTCTTATAAGTTCTGTCCCTTCTTTGACAGCAGTAACAATCGGAGCGCAGCCGGTTGCCTGGGCGCCATAGACCTTTGTATCAACTTGATCAATAAGGCCTATCTTTTGGAATTCTTTAAAGGCCTTCCATATCTTTGTAATAAGCGAACCGCCTGCCATCGGCACAACAATATGCTTTGGCGCATGCCAGCCGAGCTGTTCAACTATCTCATAACCAAATGTCTTGCTCCCCTCCGCATAATAAGGCCGTATGTTTATATTCACAAATGCCCAGTCGTATTTGCCGGCTATCTCGCTGCACAAACGGTTGACCTCGTCGTAATTGCCTTTAATGCTGATGACATTTGTTCCGTAGACAAGCGTCCCGAGGATTTTTGTCTGCTCCAGGTCATGAGGAATAAATACGTAACTCTCCATGCCGCACGCTGCCGCATTGGCCGCAACCGAGTTGGCAAGATTGCCTGTAGATGCGCACGCAACAACCTTAAAGCCGAACTCCATTGCCTTTGATATGGCAACAGCCACAACCCTGTCTTTAAATGAGAGGGTCGGGTAATTTACTGCATCATTTTTCAGATAAAGCTCTTTTA encodes:
- a CDS encoding threonine synthase, which produces MSYVKGLKCRECGKGYPKEALHVCELCFGPLEVDYNYEKIKKAVTREIISKRPPNMWRYKELLPIDGEPAVGVDVGFTPLVRARNLEKVLGVKELYLKNDAVNYPTLSFKDRVVAVAISKAMEFGFKVVACASTGNLANSVAANAAACGMESYVFIPHDLEQTKILGTLVYGTNVISIKGNYDEVNRLCSEIAGKYDWAFVNINIRPYYAEGSKTFGYEIVEQLGWHAPKHIVVPMAGGSLITKIWKAFKEFQKIGLIDQVDTKVYGAQATGCAPIVTAVKEGTELIRPVKPKTIAKSLAIGNPADGYYSAKTIRESNGWAEDVSDEEIIDAMKLLAETEGIFAETAGGVTLGVTKKLILQGRIPKNESIVISITGNGLKTQEALQDKIGAPRIINARLSEFDDIIGKEGKVYAVKAGR